One genomic window of Roseobacter ponti includes the following:
- a CDS encoding PLP-dependent aminotransferase family protein, with amino-acid sequence MKRQDGALLSSIEIDRTGKRAIGVQLYMVLREIILSGGLRAGERIPASRTLAREVGVSRTTVIDAVDKLVAEGMLVSRVGAGTFVSDILEQQHPGADEQRPPDPQTSKPRLSHAIDHSFASYAPRSWLPHRARAFVTALPALDAFPIAQWSRFSARHFRGDRAEIMGYGQPQGHQGLRNAIASHLNAARGIKCSPEQIFITCGAQHAFSLAGRVLLNPGDKVWYENPGATGARNALIAAGAELVPVSVDAEGINIAEARRLAPHFRLAFVTPSHQQPLGHVMSLARRLELLEAANDAQALIIEDDYDGEFHYGVSHRPPLKSIDTQGRVIYVGTFSKTLFPSLRLGFMLVPEHLTPSFDTLFASWISTPPTAVQATVADFMDEGQFAAHIRLMRRLYKTRYDALMQAGQDHLPDTIRLQETTSGFHTTALLDDRVDEIALMAQAAAAGLTIAPISRYSLSDTAEKRLVLGFGSTSPPDIENGVSALMKLPALTP; translated from the coding sequence ATGAAGAGACAGGACGGTGCGCTGCTTTCTTCCATTGAAATAGACCGCACCGGCAAGCGGGCGATCGGTGTGCAGCTTTATATGGTGCTGCGTGAAATCATCCTGTCGGGTGGTCTGCGCGCGGGGGAAAGGATCCCCGCAAGCCGTACGCTGGCGCGCGAAGTGGGGGTGTCGCGTACCACTGTTATCGATGCTGTCGACAAACTCGTCGCTGAGGGCATGCTGGTCTCGCGGGTCGGGGCGGGTACATTTGTCAGCGATATTCTGGAACAGCAGCACCCCGGCGCAGACGAGCAGCGCCCGCCGGATCCGCAGACATCAAAACCCCGCCTGTCGCATGCGATCGATCACTCTTTTGCGTCTTACGCCCCCCGGTCCTGGCTGCCACATCGCGCCCGCGCCTTTGTCACCGCGCTGCCCGCGCTGGATGCTTTCCCCATTGCACAGTGGTCGCGATTTTCGGCGCGCCATTTCCGCGGTGACCGTGCTGAGATCATGGGCTATGGCCAGCCCCAGGGGCATCAGGGTCTGCGCAATGCCATCGCCAGCCATCTCAATGCCGCCCGCGGGATCAAGTGCAGCCCGGAGCAGATTTTCATCACCTGCGGCGCGCAGCATGCTTTTTCTCTGGCCGGCAGGGTGCTGCTAAATCCCGGCGACAAGGTCTGGTACGAAAATCCGGGCGCTACGGGTGCGCGCAATGCGCTGATTGCGGCAGGCGCTGAGCTGGTGCCCGTAAGTGTCGACGCAGAAGGGATAAATATCGCGGAGGCCAGGCGGCTTGCCCCGCATTTCCGGCTCGCGTTTGTGACGCCGTCCCACCAGCAGCCGCTGGGCCACGTCATGTCGCTTGCCCGCCGTCTGGAACTGCTTGAGGCGGCCAATGATGCCCAGGCCCTGATCATCGAGGATGATTATGACGGCGAGTTTCACTATGGCGTAAGCCATCGCCCGCCGTTGAAAAGCATCGATACCCAGGGACGGGTCATCTATGTCGGGACCTTCTCAAAAACGCTCTTCCCGTCGCTGCGGCTGGGTTTCATGCTGGTGCCGGAACATCTGACGCCTTCTTTTGACACGCTTTTTGCCTCCTGGATCAGCACGCCCCCGACGGCGGTCCAGGCGACGGTTGCGGATTTCATGGATGAGGGACAGTTTGCCGCCCATATCCGCCTGATGCGTCGGCTTTATAAGACCCGGTATGACGCGCTGATGCAGGCGGGGCAGGATCATCTGCCCGATACCATCCGGTTGCAGGAAACAACCAGCGGGTTTCATACAACTGCCCTTCTGGACGACCGGGTGGATGAAATTGCTCTGATGGCGCAGGCCGCCGCCGCCGGTCTGACGATTGCTCCGATCAGCCGCTACAGCCTGTCAGACACCGCAGAAAAGCGGCTGGTGCTGGGCTTTGGCAGCACCAGCCCTCCCGACATCGAAAATGGTGTTTCAGCACTTATGAAGCTGCCTGCACTCACCCCGTAA
- a CDS encoding extracellular solute-binding protein — protein sequence MKKKNYIVGLAVTAALSTASVAQAETLRLLTWGSYAPEELIQKFEEEYPDIDVEVTFSNNEEMIAKLRATGGAGFDLAQPSHDRIYAAQLEYDIYKPLDLSKIDTSVMESTHLEGVKANTTIDGEVYAVPHQWGTSGLMKNKAMAADFNGWDDLCDSQYAGKTSMRLKRTILLGTAFAMGHDPFAAYSDLDKYQSILDEVSEELIACKSNIKAYWQGGDDLSAMMLSGEIVASETWDSTAYKLYAQNPDIVFVPPETGALAWIDTFALPAKGKADDAAYKWINFVLRPENVTIMSGSTGAIAAVNGGLDLLPEDKKNAVNAAFTPEDIANLKFFANIPPGVEDMEGKALEKIKAATGG from the coding sequence ATGAAAAAGAAAAACTATATTGTCGGACTTGCGGTTACGGCGGCGCTGTCGACCGCATCCGTGGCCCAGGCCGAAACACTGCGGCTGCTGACCTGGGGCTCATATGCACCCGAAGAGCTGATCCAGAAATTTGAAGAAGAATATCCCGACATCGATGTCGAGGTCACTTTCTCCAACAACGAGGAAATGATCGCCAAACTGCGCGCGACAGGTGGCGCCGGGTTTGATCTAGCGCAGCCGAGCCATGACCGGATTTATGCCGCACAGCTTGAATACGACATCTACAAGCCGCTGGATCTGTCGAAGATCGATACTTCCGTAATGGAATCCACGCACCTCGAAGGCGTGAAGGCCAATACGACGATCGACGGTGAAGTCTATGCGGTCCCGCACCAGTGGGGCACCTCCGGCCTGATGAAAAACAAAGCCATGGCGGCGGATTTCAACGGCTGGGATGATCTTTGCGATTCCCAGTACGCGGGTAAAACCTCCATGCGTCTGAAGCGCACGATCCTGCTCGGTACGGCCTTTGCCATGGGGCATGATCCCTTCGCGGCCTATTCCGATCTGGATAAATATCAGAGCATTCTTGATGAGGTCTCCGAAGAACTGATCGCCTGCAAATCCAACATCAAGGCTTACTGGCAGGGTGGTGATGACCTGTCCGCGATGATGTTGTCGGGCGAGATCGTGGCCTCCGAGACATGGGACTCCACAGCTTATAAACTCTATGCGCAGAACCCCGACATCGTGTTTGTGCCGCCGGAAACAGGTGCGCTTGCATGGATCGACACTTTTGCACTGCCCGCCAAGGGCAAAGCAGATGACGCGGCATATAAGTGGATCAACTTTGTGCTGCGGCCGGAGAATGTCACCATCATGTCCGGGAGCACCGGTGCGATTGCGGCTGTGAACGGCGGTCTTGATCTGTTGCCTGAGGACAAGAAGAACGCGGTCAATGCAGCCTTCACCCCTGAGGATATTGCCAACCTCAAATTCTTCGCCAACATCCCCCCGGGGGTTGAGGATATGGAAGGCAAAGCGCTGGAGAAGATCAAGGCAGCCACAGGCGGCTGA
- a CDS encoding ABC transporter ATP-binding protein → MNDAVEHDLECTGLSKHFGSVRAVDDVSFRIPKGSFFSILGPSGCGKTTLMRMIAGFENPSDGDIHIKGRSVLNIPPNRRNVKMVFQHLALFPMMNVFENIAYGLRCAGTPKSEIPQKVNDVLERIALPDVGNREIHQLSGGQKQRIAIARCMVLDPDVLLLDEPLGALDLKLREAMKIELKLLQHQFNTTFIYITHDQSEALVMSDNVAVMNEGRFEQVGKPEELYHKPATSFVAGFVGDSNRWAGKVEQISDGVAKVATEAGLSILCKPQAGVEKGAPVSIFVRPEFIAAQRAGEAGPPDANSNALAGKVDSVLFNGANSRILVRGPSSELIEADVVVTGGTSDLRPGDAVQLNWAPEQAMCYAR, encoded by the coding sequence ATGAACGACGCTGTAGAACATGATCTGGAGTGCACCGGGCTCTCCAAGCATTTCGGATCCGTGCGGGCGGTTGATGATGTGTCCTTCAGAATCCCGAAGGGGTCATTCTTTTCGATCCTCGGCCCGTCGGGCTGTGGCAAGACCACACTGATGCGGATGATCGCGGGATTTGAAAACCCCTCGGACGGAGACATCCACATAAAAGGGCGCTCTGTCCTCAACATCCCGCCGAACAGGCGCAACGTGAAGATGGTGTTTCAGCATCTGGCGCTTTTCCCGATGATGAATGTCTTTGAGAATATCGCCTACGGTCTGCGCTGTGCAGGCACTCCGAAATCTGAGATCCCGCAGAAGGTCAATGATGTGCTCGAACGCATCGCGCTGCCTGACGTCGGCAATCGCGAAATCCATCAGCTGTCAGGCGGGCAGAAACAGCGCATTGCGATTGCGCGCTGCATGGTGCTGGACCCCGATGTGCTGCTGCTGGATGAACCACTGGGCGCGCTGGATCTTAAGCTGCGCGAGGCGATGAAGATCGAGCTCAAACTTCTGCAGCATCAGTTCAACACCACATTCATTTACATCACCCACGACCAGTCCGAAGCTCTTGTGATGTCCGACAATGTCGCCGTGATGAACGAAGGACGCTTTGAGCAGGTCGGCAAACCCGAAGAGCTTTATCACAAACCGGCCACGTCTTTCGTTGCGGGGTTCGTTGGCGATTCAAACCGCTGGGCCGGCAAAGTGGAACAGATCTCAGACGGCGTGGCGAAGGTTGCGACGGAGGCCGGCCTGAGCATACTCTGCAAGCCTCAGGCGGGCGTCGAGAAGGGCGCTCCGGTATCGATCTTCGTGCGGCCTGAGTTCATTGCAGCGCAACGCGCCGGTGAGGCCGGCCCCCCGGATGCCAACAGCAATGCCCTCGCGGGCAAGGTCGATTCCGTGCTTTTCAACGGCGCCAACAGCCGCATTCTCGTGCGCGGCCCCTCATCTGAGCTGATCGAGGCGGATGTGGTGGTGACCGGCGGCACCTCCGATCTGCGCCCCGGCGACGCGGTGCAGCTCAACTGGGCGCCCGAGCAGGCGATGTGCTATGCAAGGTGA
- a CDS encoding ABC transporter permease, translating to MQGDVKRLSLILLFAPFALWIVLLIILPHLGMVYLSLREKVAPRVYEFGFGNYIDFIQEPIYWNTLLRTGSMSILVTVLALLIGFPIAYYIAKIAGRRSRGALFLLCLIPLWVSDLIRAFGWILLLRETGVISTSLQKVGLISEPVEFLYNDATVIVGLVYTVILFMIVPLVSTLDGMDDAMVEAGYNLGGSGPTVLRRIIIPYAMPGIVAGCIVVFMLTAGSYLTPILLGGKNSSWFTEQIYDQFITRFNWESGAAFGFLLLAFTSLVVWAGLRLTGQNLANTVAKN from the coding sequence ATGCAAGGTGACGTAAAGCGTCTCTCGCTCATCCTGCTGTTCGCGCCCTTTGCGCTCTGGATTGTGCTGCTGATCATCCTGCCGCATCTGGGAATGGTGTATCTGTCACTGCGCGAAAAAGTGGCCCCCCGGGTCTATGAGTTCGGTTTCGGCAATTACATCGATTTCATTCAGGAACCGATCTACTGGAATACCCTTCTGCGCACCGGGTCGATGTCGATCCTCGTCACCGTTCTGGCTCTGCTGATCGGATTTCCGATTGCCTATTATATCGCCAAAATCGCCGGCCGCCGGTCGCGCGGCGCGCTGTTTCTGCTCTGTCTTATCCCGCTCTGGGTAAGCGATCTGATCCGTGCTTTCGGCTGGATCCTTCTGCTGCGCGAGACCGGCGTGATCTCCACCAGCCTGCAAAAGGTGGGGCTGATCTCAGAGCCGGTCGAATTTCTCTATAACGACGCCACTGTGATCGTCGGTCTGGTCTATACGGTGATCCTCTTCATGATCGTTCCGCTGGTCTCCACGCTGGACGGGATGGATGATGCGATGGTCGAGGCAGGCTATAACCTCGGTGGCAGCGGACCCACGGTGCTGCGCCGCATCATCATCCCCTATGCCATGCCGGGGATTGTGGCGGGGTGCATCGTGGTCTTTATGCTGACCGCAGGCAGTTACCTCACGCCCATCCTGCTGGGCGGTAAAAACTCCAGCTGGTTTACCGAACAGATTTACGACCAGTTCATCACCAGGTTTAACTGGGAATCCGGGGCGGCCTTTGGCTTTTTGCTGCTGGCCTTTACGTCACTGGTGGTCTGGGCAGGACTGCGCCTGACTGGCCAGAACCTCGCCAATACCGTGGCAAAGAACTGA
- a CDS encoding ABC transporter permease, producing MAVSTHNKGFLLGYRLYVGAFFVFLAAPLIAAGTFAFNDSLFPALPWQGFTLDWFFNDTEPKLGMFHDRRLLRGLYYSGVIGVLVASLSVFVATCNAFLFVRGEFPAKNFFYILMILPLVIPGVILGISILVMASNIANGMEDSFNIEIEMLRPGLPLVVLGQFSFITTITSLVISARLKKFDTSMEEAALNLGATRARVLRTVTLPFLRPAIIAAWIVAFLVSFENFNTTLFLVGSEAPLTITMFDRMAKVGSTPVLNAVSFFLIIGSGLLALVSVLVQRDPPET from the coding sequence ATGGCTGTTTCCACACATAACAAAGGGTTCCTGCTGGGCTACCGGCTCTACGTCGGCGCCTTTTTTGTGTTTCTCGCCGCGCCGCTGATTGCGGCCGGCACCTTCGCCTTTAACGACTCCCTCTTTCCCGCGCTGCCCTGGCAGGGATTTACGCTGGACTGGTTTTTTAACGACACCGAGCCCAAGCTGGGCATGTTCCACGACCGACGCCTGTTGCGCGGGCTTTATTACTCGGGCGTCATCGGGGTGCTGGTGGCGTCCCTCTCGGTCTTTGTGGCGACGTGCAATGCCTTTCTCTTTGTGCGCGGCGAGTTTCCGGCCAAGAACTTTTTCTACATTCTGATGATCCTGCCACTGGTTATTCCTGGCGTGATCCTCGGCATCTCCATTCTGGTCATGGCCAGCAATATCGCCAACGGCATGGAGGACAGTTTCAACATTGAAATTGAAATGCTCAGGCCCGGTCTGCCGCTGGTGGTGCTGGGGCAGTTTTCCTTTATCACCACGATCACCTCTCTGGTGATCTCCGCGCGGCTCAAGAAATTCGACACGTCGATGGAGGAAGCGGCGCTGAACCTCGGCGCCACCCGGGCGCGCGTGCTGCGCACGGTGACGCTGCCCTTCCTGCGCCCGGCAATTATTGCGGCGTGGATCGTGGCCTTTCTGGTCTCCTTTGAGAACTTTAATACCACGCTCTTTCTTGTGGGCTCTGAGGCCCCGCTCACGATCACCATGTTCGACCGCATGGCCAAGGTCGGCTCGACGCCGGTGCTGAATGCGGTGTCGTTTTTCCTGATTATCGGCTCGGGTCTGCTGGCACTCGTCAGCGTCCTTGTGCAGCGCGACCCGCCGGAAACCTGA